The following proteins are co-located in the Peromyscus maniculatus bairdii isolate BWxNUB_F1_BW_parent chromosome 23, HU_Pman_BW_mat_3.1, whole genome shotgun sequence genome:
- the LOC121825273 gene encoding uncharacterized protein LOC121825273, which translates to MEATPSPGGPARGSPWEPHRPARRQGRLGPGRAWRSQPFRGRHRLHAGPRASKGSPLNAPHREPTTDSVAEGSKTARFPRRRASAAELRTALTCHQVNRGKGTRRGQDTGSRLSPSPRRAAVRSARRPPKALRSDKKFLLLVDSWKGAKIQLTNSYNCKVLEMPVHRELDR; encoded by the exons ATGGAGGCCACCCCTTCTCCAGGGGG GCCGGCGAGGGGGAGCCCCTGGGAACCGCACAGGCCCGCTCGCCGGCAGGGAAGGCTCGGCCCAGGCCGGGCCTGGCGCTCGCAGCCCTTCAGAGGTCGCCACCGGCTCCACGCCGGGCCACGGGCCTCCAAGGGGTCTCCTCTAAACGCTCCTCACAGGGAACCTACTACAGACAGCGTCGCAGAAGGGTCAAAAACAGCCCGGTTCCCGCGGCGGCGGGCGAGCGCCGCAGAGCTGCGGACGGCCCTTACCTGCCACCAGGTGAACCGTGGGAAGGGGACGCGCCGTGGCCAGGACACAGGATCCCGCCTCTCACCGAGCCCGCGCCGCGCAGCGGTCCGCTCCGCACGCCGCCCGCCGAAGGCGCTGCGCAGCGACAAG AAATTCCTTCTACTGGTAGATTCATGGAAAGGAGCTAAGATCCAGTTGACAAACAGCTACAATTGCAAGGTGTTGGAGATGCCTGTCCACAGGGAACTGGACCGATAA